Proteins from a single region of Melanotaenia boesemani isolate fMelBoe1 chromosome 3, fMelBoe1.pri, whole genome shotgun sequence:
- the oser1 gene encoding oxidative stress-responsive serine-rich protein 1: protein MEAGGKDCEEETLQTAFKKLRVDAESLPGAASVSEALTPRTTSRVCLDGSGAKSKLGCPKDNWHCCTRKTRGASRTQRRRRSKSPILHPPRFTYCSSATTSALSPPAGCLKHRHPVVPEAPEPRPAADELTSSSLTPPAQTELCCSGTSGNISPLLFGSCGGYDTQLQGVVSSPSLPEVTTATASRWDGGNSGDVRSSEGGSLVKSACEGAESGAAEAADFRALSELHRRGSCSCSHRSASDSQEESVQEPRLPCSCRSHRQGWNGMEVYSFTGLRGVISECERSLPSHEDACRTLSSNATASSPSSSSPALSSGSPRSCSEQARAYVDDITIEDLSGYMEYYLYIPKKMSHMAEMMYT, encoded by the exons ATGGAGGCAGGAGGCAAAGACTGTGAGGAAGAGACGCTGCAGACGGCATTTAAAAAGCTGAGGGTTGATGCTGAGAG TCTACCTGGAGCCGCGAGCGTTTCGGAGGCGTTGACTCCCAGAACAACATCTCGAGTTTGTCTCGACGGCAGCGGGGCGAAGTCCAAACTCGGCTGCCCGAAGGACAACTGGCACTG CTGCACGAGAAAAACACGAGGAGCATCCAGAACCCAGCGCCGTCGTAGGTCCAAGTCCCCCATCCTCCACCCGCCAAGGTTCACCTACTGTAGCTCCGCCACAACCTCAGCGTTGTCGCCACCTGCTGGCTGCCTGAAGCACCGTCACCCAGTCGTCCCAGAGGCTCCAGAACCTCGTCCTGCTGCCGATGAATTGACCAGCTCCTCTCTGACCCCCCCGGCCCAGACGGAGCTGTGCTGCTCCGGTACGTCTGGAAACATTTCCCCTCTGCTGTTTGGATCTTGTGGTGGTTATGACACACAGCTCCAGGGCGTGGTTTCCTCTCCATCCTTGCCAGAGGTCACTACAGCAACAGCCTCCAGGTGGGATGGGGGTAACTCTGGGGATGTCCGGTCCAGTGAGGGGGGCAGTCTGGTTAAAAGTGCCTGTGAAGGAGCAGAGTCTGGAGCTGCAGAAGCTGCAGATTTTCGAGCTTTATCCGAGCTCCACCGTCGCGGCTCCTGCTCCTGTTCCCACAGAAGTGCTTCAGATTCCCAGGAAGAGAGCGTGCAGGAGCCCAGACTTCCGTGCAGCTGCAGGTCCCATCGTCAGGGCTGGAACGGCATGGAGGTGTACTCCTTCACCGGGCTCCGCGGCGTCATCTCCGAGTGTGAAAGGAGCTTACCGAGCCACGAGGATGCATGCAGAACTCTCAGCAGTAACGCCACAGCTTCCTCgccttcatcttcatcaccagcGCTGTCGTCGGGCTCTCCTCGGTCGTGCTCCGAGCAGGCACGAGCTTACGTGGATGACATCACAATAGAGGACCTTTCTGGCTACATGGAATATTATCTCTACATTCCCAAGAAGATGTCACACATGGCTGAGATGATGTACACTTAG
- the manf gene encoding mesencephalic astrocyte-derived neurotrophic factor has translation MLCLSGLSVALALALLSGPSEALKEGECEVCVTFLGKFYQSLKDSNTNFNNGDIETALLKTCKDAKGKENRFCYYIGATSDAATKITNEVSKPLSYHVPVEKICEKLKKKDTQICELRYDKQLDLTTVDLKKLKVKDLKKILEEWGESCKGCAEKSDFIRKITELMPKYAPAAAKARTDL, from the exons ATGTTGTGTTTAAGCGGGCTGTCGGTGGCTCTCGCGCTCGCTCTTTTGTCAGGTCCTTCTGAAGCCCTGAAAGAAGGAGAATGTGAAG tgtgtgtcacCTTTCTGGGGAAGTTTTATCAGTCGCTGAAGGACAGCAACACAAACTTCAACAACGGCGACATCGAGACGGCGCTCTTAAAGACCTGCAAGGATgccaaaggaaaagaaaaccgCTTT TGTTATTACATCGGAGCAACGAGTGATGCAGCCACCAAAATAACCAACGAGGTGTCCAAACCACTAAGCTACCACGTTCCAGTGGAGAAGATCTGTGAGAAACTCAAGAAGAAGGACACTCAGATCTGTGAGCTGAGATATG ACAAACAGCTGGACCTGACCACCGTGGACCTGAAGAAGCTCAAAGTGAAAGACCTGAAGAAGATCCTGGAGGAGTGGGGAGAGTCCTGCAAAGGCTGCGCTGAAAAGTCCGACTTCATCCGCAAAATCACTGAGCTCATGCCCAAGTACGCCCCCGCAGCTGCCAAAGCACGGACAGATCTGTAA
- the rbm15b gene encoding putative RNA-binding protein 15B produces MKRQAGRETSPSRAIAKRIRERERESARREELPPPPLALLLAESRSYHRRSRSREREKPRLREERAAALELHHRHELSLLGRPPLRTTAAELPAARPGTLEYKTLLISNLGSQVSDEEVEDALFHEFKKFGDVSVKLSHTPELGRIAYVNFRHPDDAKEARHAKSSRLVLGDRQLKIEPMYVRRRSVTPPDVGYLPLHAPYPYRQRSLSPPGPGVSSIRDLRARHYALETLGLTRDRERLLDYYGMLDERGRPFGFPPMPVVEDLKPEDDQRATSNLFIGNLDGNVTEAELRRGFDKYGIIEDVVIKRPARGQGGAYAFVKFQNLDMAHRAKVAMQGRLIGGNPIKIGYGKANPTTRLWVGGLGPGNSLAALAREFDRFGSIRNIDYVKGDSFAYIQYESLDAAQAACTQMRGFPLGGPERRLRVDFAKVEESPSRPFPPGYQPSIALPSHYDLLGEAYGRHRSLERELRVARERSPPSSHSLLTLRERERALLERDFPSSPTRSLERRAGGVEAFGRTVRGVRSRSRSRERWLKEREERRNRRKSKSRSLSTERPTEEREKERGRSRVRGLGGAVSPDASPDRAQVRAPDSTTEPRDHSPDSGLGGRHSTTNEEEPPSGRHHSKRSSSVHLNNHHRNSEAVGAGSPAAHTDSHTSSSPSTLSEFAQNTLSKTWRGFFALKNSSFPTDLFLLEGGASFFSLVMKDSLKLQSQNQPSQLKIAQRLRMDQTRLDEVSRRIRLGRPDGFAILLALQGPVDRQAPSPEPGLQVRLLRHLVTYLRNKEAAGVVSLPAAKERGPGAMLYAFPPGEFSAQFLQAAKRTVGNLDEEHMVIVIVNDTN; encoded by the coding sequence ATGAAGAGGCAGGCCGGGAGAGAGACTAGTCCGTCCAGGGCCATCGCTAAGCGGATACGGGAAAGGGAGCGAGAGAGTGCGCGCAGAGAGGAGCTGCCACCACCGCCGCTGGCTTTGCTGCTGGCGGAAAGTCGGAGTTACCACCGACGGAGCCGAAGCAGGGAGCGAGAGAAACCCCGGCTGAGGGAGGAGCGGGCGGCCGCTCTGGAGCTCCACCACCGACATGAGCTCAGCCTTCTCGGTCGCCCACCGCTCCGGACCACGGCTGCTGAGCTCCCCGCCGCCAGGCCGGGCACGCTGGAATACAAAACGCTGCTCATCAGCAACCTGGGCTCGCAGGTCtcggacgaggaggtggaagaCGCGCTGTTTCATGAATTCAAAAAGTTCGGGGACGTCAGCGTCAAGCTGTCGCACACACCGGAGCTTGGCCGGATCGCCTACGTTAATTTTCGGCACCCGGATGACGCCAAGGAGGCCAGGCACGCCAAGTCCTCCAGGTTAGTTTTGGGCGACCGACAACTTAAAATAGAGCCCATGTACGTGAGGAGGCGGAGTGTCACGCCGCCGGACGTTGGTTATTTACCGCTGCACGCGCCGTACCCGTACAGGCAGCGCTCCCTCTCCCCACCCGGGCCCGGTGTGAGCAGCATCAGGGACCTGAGAGCTAGACATTACGCCCTGGAGACCCTGGGTCTGACCAGAGACAGGGAGAGGCTGCTGGACTATTATGGCATGTTAGATGAGAGGGGGCGGCCTTTCGGGTTCCCTCCAATGCCCGTGGTGGAGGATTTAAAACCGGAGGACGACCAGAGGGCGACCAGTAACCTTTTTATTGGAAACCTGGACGGTAACGTCACTGAGGCAGAACTAAGGAGGGGGTTTGACAAATATGGCATAATTGAGGATGTGGTGATTAAACGCCCTGCTCGAGGACAGGGCGGGGCTTATGCTTTTGTAAAGTTTCAAAACCTGGACATGGCCCACCGGGCTAAAGTGGCCATGCAGGGCCGGCTGATTGGTGGCAACCCCATAAAGATTGGTTATGGCAAAGCAAACCCCACCACCCGGCTCTGGGTGGGCGGTCTGGGGCCTGGAAACTCCCTGGCCGCCCTGGCCCGGGAGTTTGACCGTTTTGGAAGCATCAGGAATATTGACTATGTGAAGGGGGACAGCTTTGCTTACATTCAGTATGAAAGTCTGGATGCAGCTCAGGCTGCCTGCACCCAGATGAGGGGGTTTCCTTTAGGGGGTCCGGAGCGACGCCTGAGGGTGGACTTTGCAAAAGTTGAGGAGAGCCCCTCTCGTCCCTTCCCTCCTGGTTATCAACCTTCCATCGCACTTCCCTCCCACTACGATCTTCTCGGGGAGGCTTACGGCCGCCACCGCAGCCTGGAGCGCGAGCTGAGAGTGGCCAGGGAGCGCTCCCCACCTTCCTCCCACAGCCTCCTCACCCTCAGAGAGAGGGAAAGGGCCCTGCTGGAGAGAGACTTTCCCAGCAGCCCCACACGGAGCCTGGAGAGGAGGGCGGGAGGAGTGGAGGCCTTTGGGAGGACCGTGAGAGGAGTGAGGAGTCGCAGCAGGAGCAGGGAACGTTGGCTGAAAGAgcgggaggagaggaggaacaggaggaagaGTAAGAGCAGGAGTCTGTCCACGGAGAGGCCAACAGAGGAGAGGGAGAAGGAGAGGGGGAGGTCCAGGGTTAGGGGCCTGGGTGGGGCTGTCTCTCCTGATGCGAGCCCAGACCGAGCACAGGTTAGAGCCCCCGACTCCACCACCGAACCAAGAGACCACTCCCCTGACAGCGGCCTAGGAGGGCGGCATTCCACCACCAATGAAGAAGAGCCGCCATCAGGCCGCCATCACAGCAAGCGGTCATCCAGCGTTCACCTCAACAACCATCACAGAAACAGCGAGGCGGTCGGCGCCGGTTCTCCTGCTGCCCATACGGACTCGcacacctcctcctctcccagCACCCTGTCAGAGTTCGCCCAGAACACACTCTCTAAGACGTGGCGCGGCTTCTTCGCCCTGAAGAACAGCAGCTTCCCCACCGACCTCTTCCTCCTGGAGGGCGGGGCTTCCTTCTTCAGCTTGGTGATGAAGGACAGCCTGAAGCTGCAGAGCCAGAACCAACCCAGCCAGCTGAAGATTGCCCAGCGCCTCCGCATGGACCAGACCCGGCTGGACGAGGTGTCGCGACGCATCAGACTGGGTCGGCCGGACGGCTTCGCCATCCTGCTGGCTCTCCAGGGCCCCGTGGATCGCCAGGCCCCTTCCCCTGAGCCGGGGCTGCAGGTGCGCCTGCTCCGCCACCTGGTGACATACCTGCGGAACAAAGAGGCAGCCGGAGTGGTGAGCCTGCCTGCCGCCAAGGAGAGGGGGCCGGGGGCGATGCTGTACGCCTTCCCACCCGGAGAGTTCTCGGCACAGTTCCTGCAGGCTGCCAAGAGGACTGTGGGTAATCTGGACGAGGAGCACATGGTCATTGTGATCGTGAACGACACTAACTGA